A single region of the Gemmatimonadaceae bacterium genome encodes:
- a CDS encoding DegT/DnrJ/EryC1/StrS family aminotransferase has product MVVPLLDLRAQYATIRDEVVAAMMRVVDDQTFILGPPVEQLETAVAELSATRFAIGCASGTDALLLALRALDIGPGDEVVTTPFTFFATAGTIHNVGARPVFADIEPGTFNISPQAAAAAVTSRTKAVMPVDLFGQLAPLDAITAAIPDLPMIEDAAQSIGATREIGGRKTQAGEAATIGTFSFFPSKNLGGYGDGGMIVTQDEALATRLRRLRVHGGLKTYFHDEVGYNSRLDSLQAAVLLAKLPHLEGWSAARRRNAAYYDAAFARLAEVCTPVVEPRNVSIYNQYTLRVARRDELAAHLKAKGIGHSIYYPLPLHLQPCFAYLQYAEGAFPESERASKEVLSLPIYPELTESQLDAVVAAVREFYGD; this is encoded by the coding sequence ATGGTAGTCCCGCTGCTCGATCTGCGCGCCCAGTACGCGACCATCCGCGACGAGGTCGTCGCCGCGATGATGCGCGTTGTGGACGATCAGACATTCATTCTCGGCCCGCCCGTCGAGCAGCTCGAGACTGCGGTGGCCGAGCTGTCCGCAACGCGCTTCGCGATCGGATGCGCCAGCGGAACGGATGCGCTGCTCCTCGCACTGCGCGCGCTCGACATCGGTCCGGGCGACGAGGTTGTCACGACCCCCTTTACGTTTTTCGCGACCGCGGGAACGATTCACAACGTCGGCGCGCGCCCCGTGTTTGCCGACATAGAACCGGGAACGTTCAACATCTCGCCTCAGGCAGCTGCCGCAGCGGTCACGTCGCGCACGAAAGCCGTGATGCCGGTGGATCTCTTCGGGCAGCTCGCGCCGCTGGACGCGATCACCGCGGCGATACCCGATCTGCCGATGATCGAGGACGCAGCCCAATCCATCGGTGCAACTCGCGAGATCGGTGGGCGGAAAACTCAAGCGGGCGAAGCAGCGACGATCGGGACTTTCAGCTTCTTCCCCTCGAAGAATCTCGGCGGATACGGCGATGGAGGCATGATCGTTACGCAGGACGAGGCGCTCGCGACGCGCCTGCGCCGGCTGCGCGTTCACGGCGGTCTCAAAACGTATTTTCACGACGAGGTCGGTTACAACAGCCGGCTCGACTCGCTCCAGGCGGCCGTGCTTCTGGCGAAGCTCCCGCATCTCGAAGGCTGGAGTGCCGCCCGCCGCCGGAACGCTGCCTACTACGACGCCGCGTTCGCGCGGCTCGCGGAAGTGTGCACGCCGGTTGTCGAGCCCCGGAACGTGTCGATCTACAACCAGTACACGCTACGGGTGGCGCGCCGCGATGAGCTTGCCGCCCATCTCAAGGCGAAGGGCATAGGTCATTCGATCTATTATCCTCTTCCGCTTCACCTCCAGCCATGCTTCGCCTACCTCCAGTACGCGGAGGGCGCGTTCCCCGAGAGCGAGCGCGCGTCGAAGGAGGTGCTGTCGCTTCCGATCTATCCGGAGCTGACCGAATCTCAGCTCGATGCAGTCGTGGCCGCCGTCAGGGAATTCTATGGCGACTGA
- a CDS encoding Gfo/Idh/MocA family oxidoreductase has translation MADSSKVFRIALVGCGRISRNHIEAIERVDGLALVAACDASEDRARAVAEPRGIPWHTSYEKMLAEVPSHIVAIATPSGYHPAQGVLAAKAGRHVVTEKPMAISLKGADELVQACDAAGVHLFVVKQNRLNAPVQMLKRAVDRGRFGRLYLANCTVRWTRPQEYYEQAPWRGTWEFDGGAFMNQASHYVDLIQWIVGPVENVMAKTATLGRKIETEDTGVAILRFRSGALGVIEVTMLTYPQNMEGSLTVLGEKGTVKIGGTAVNKVEHWAFADSDPDDELIHNLDTNPPNVYGFGHEGYYRNVLAVLRGEARPDTDGRAGRKSLELILGIYESAKTGRDVPLPLRV, from the coding sequence ATGGCTGATTCCTCGAAGGTCTTCCGGATCGCGCTCGTGGGTTGCGGGCGCATCTCCAGGAATCACATCGAAGCGATCGAGCGGGTCGACGGTCTCGCGCTCGTCGCGGCGTGCGACGCGAGCGAGGATCGCGCGCGCGCCGTGGCCGAGCCGCGAGGGATTCCGTGGCATACGTCGTACGAAAAGATGCTTGCCGAAGTGCCCTCGCACATCGTCGCGATCGCAACGCCCTCGGGGTATCATCCGGCGCAGGGTGTGCTCGCGGCCAAGGCAGGCCGGCACGTTGTGACGGAAAAGCCGATGGCGATATCGCTCAAGGGCGCCGACGAGCTGGTGCAGGCATGTGATGCAGCCGGAGTTCATCTCTTCGTCGTCAAGCAGAACCGGCTGAATGCCCCGGTGCAGATGCTCAAGCGGGCCGTTGACCGAGGCCGTTTTGGCCGGCTCTACCTCGCCAACTGCACCGTGAGATGGACGCGGCCTCAGGAGTACTACGAGCAGGCCCCCTGGCGCGGCACGTGGGAGTTCGATGGTGGGGCATTCATGAATCAGGCGTCGCATTACGTCGATCTCATCCAGTGGATCGTCGGTCCGGTGGAGAACGTGATGGCAAAAACGGCGACACTCGGCCGGAAGATCGAGACCGAGGACACGGGAGTTGCGATTCTGCGCTTCAGGTCGGGGGCACTTGGTGTGATCGAGGTGACCATGCTCACCTACCCGCAGAACATGGAGGGGTCGCTGACTGTTCTCGGGGAGAAAGGGACCGTCAAGATCGGGGGAACGGCGGTGAACAAGGTCGAGCACTGGGCTTTTGCCGACAGTGATCCCGATGACGAGCTGATTCACAACCTCGACACGAATCCCCCGAACGTCTACGGGTTCGGCCACGAGGGCTACTATAGAAATGTGCTTGCAGTGCTTCGAGGCGAGGCCAGGCCTGACACCGACGGGCGGGCGGGGCGAAAATCGCTGGAGCTCATCCTCGGGATATACGAATCGGCGAAAACGGGACGCGACGTACCGCTCCCGTTGCGCGTCTGA
- a CDS encoding nucleotide sugar dehydrogenase, whose protein sequence is MATEKSADTTMKDRLLEKLADRSACIGVVGLGYVGLPLAIEFAKAGFHVIGYDVSEDVVAELMRGESHIQDIPAAAVAEVVRAGRLEATTDEARLREMDAVSIAVPTPLAKTRDPDMTYVMAAADAIAANCRPGMLIVLESTTYPGTTRDLMQPMLEAAGLTVGEDVFLAFSPERVDPGNAKWSIKNTPKVVGGITAACTEVASALYASCLETIVPVSSTETAELVKLLENTFRSVNIGLVNEMQIVCEKLGVNVWEVIEAAATKPFGFMKFTPGPGIGGHCIPLDPHYLAWKMRTLNYKTRFIDLASEINSEMPALVVEKVAQALNDQRKPVKGSRILVLGVAYKRDIDDMRESPALDVIRLLEESGAEVAYHDPHIPSFREDGYERTGVELSDNELSQSDAVVIITDHSGIDYQRVVDMAPVVVDTRNATAGMVRKGAARVTDKPAPNMATV, encoded by the coding sequence ATGGCGACTGAAAAGAGCGCCGACACGACGATGAAGGACCGCCTCCTCGAGAAGCTGGCCGATCGCAGCGCCTGCATCGGCGTGGTTGGCCTTGGATACGTGGGGCTGCCGCTCGCAATAGAGTTTGCGAAGGCCGGGTTCCACGTGATCGGCTACGACGTCAGCGAGGATGTAGTGGCCGAGCTGATGCGCGGCGAATCGCATATCCAGGACATCCCTGCTGCCGCCGTCGCCGAAGTCGTGCGGGCGGGAAGGCTCGAGGCGACGACCGATGAAGCGCGTCTCCGCGAGATGGATGCGGTCTCGATTGCCGTTCCGACCCCGCTTGCAAAGACCCGTGATCCCGACATGACCTACGTCATGGCGGCAGCGGACGCTATTGCCGCCAATTGCCGGCCCGGGATGTTGATCGTGCTCGAGAGCACGACCTATCCGGGCACGACGCGTGACCTGATGCAACCCATGCTCGAGGCGGCGGGACTCACCGTAGGCGAGGATGTGTTTCTCGCTTTCAGCCCGGAGCGCGTCGACCCGGGCAACGCGAAGTGGAGCATAAAAAACACGCCGAAGGTGGTGGGCGGAATTACGGCCGCGTGCACTGAAGTTGCGTCCGCACTGTACGCGTCGTGCCTCGAAACGATTGTACCCGTGTCGAGCACGGAGACTGCGGAGCTCGTGAAGCTGCTCGAAAATACTTTTCGCTCTGTTAACATCGGACTCGTCAACGAGATGCAGATTGTCTGCGAGAAGCTCGGAGTGAATGTGTGGGAGGTGATAGAGGCCGCGGCTACCAAGCCATTCGGCTTCATGAAGTTCACGCCCGGGCCCGGGATCGGCGGACATTGCATTCCACTCGACCCGCATTACCTCGCGTGGAAGATGCGAACGCTCAACTACAAGACGCGGTTCATCGACCTGGCGAGCGAGATCAACAGCGAGATGCCGGCCCTCGTCGTGGAGAAGGTGGCGCAGGCGCTGAACGACCAGAGAAAACCGGTGAAGGGAAGCCGCATCCTCGTGCTTGGGGTGGCTTACAAGAGGGACATCGACGACATGCGGGAAAGCCCCGCACTCGACGTGATTCGACTGCTCGAGGAATCGGGCGCAGAGGTTGCCTATCACGATCCGCACATCCCGTCGTTCCGCGAGGACGGGTACGAGCGCACAGGCGTCGAGCTCAGCGACAACGAGCTCTCGCAGTCGGACGCCGTAGTGATCATCACTGATCACAGCGGCATCGACTATCAGCGGGTCGTGGACATGGCGCCGGTCGTCGTCGACACCCGAAATGCGACTGCCGGCATGGTAAGGAAAGGCGCCGCCAGGGTCACCGACAAGCCAGCGCCGAACATGGCGACTGTATAA
- the carB gene encoding carbamoyl-phosphate synthase large subunit, with protein sequence MPRRNDLHRILVIGSGPIVIGQGAEFDYSGTQAAKALKEEGYEVILVNSNPATIMTDPEFADRTYIEPVTAEFVELVIEKEKPDALLPTMGGQTALNVAMKLYDSGVLAKHGVHLIGADARAIRMAEDRGEFADAMRRIGLAVPVGGIATTFDEALGLVDLVGFPAIIRPAFTLGGTGGGIAYNRDEYEGIVRRGLELSPVSQVLIERSVIGWKEFELEVMRDCADNVVIVCSIENVDPMGVHTGDSITVAPAMTLTDREYQKMRDAAVAVIREIGVEAGGCNIQFAVNPDNGEMLVIEMNPRVSRSSALASKATGFPIARIGTKLAVGYRLDEIPNDITKTTPASFEPVLDYVVVKCPRFAFEKFTAANPQLTTQMKSVGESMAIGRTFKEALQKGLRALETGRPGWATAPRISDDRLTDETLESLRGALRQPTPERIFQIKRGLEAGLDVNELYDLTRIDPWFLAQMQELVEAEADYASLDQPDAEDVRKMKRMGFSDRQLAVLRGTTEKAVREWRWQLDVRPAYKMVDTCAGEFPSATPYLYSSYDEEDEAPRSGRHSVVILGSGPNRIGQGVEFDYCCVRAALALREAGYETIMINSNPETVSTDFDISDKLFFEPLTLEDVLEVVDREKPVGVIVQLGGQTPLKLTRGLEAAGVKILGTSPDAIDIAEDRRRFDAIARELGVRQPDNGTATSITEALAVAESIGYPVLVRPSYVLGGRAMEIVYDSASLMDYFERAVRVSEERPVLIDSFLEDAFEADVDAIADGERVVIGGIMQHIEDAGIHSGDSACVLPPYLIGETDLDVMRAHTVSFAKALGVVGLINVQFAIKNGEVYVLEVNPRASRTIPFVSKAIGVSLAAIAARVMLGETLADLGFTEEIVPSYVAVKEAVFPFTKFREFDPILGPEMRSTGEVMGISTSFGSAFAKAQISAENVLPDGGTILLTVNDFDKNSVTPIARRFHEMGFTLLATQGTARHLRGRGIPVERVFKVHEGRPHGIDLILNGQVQLLINTPYGKHAQQDDYTLRQAAIAHGVAYTTTLSAASAACDAILSMRSRAPSVRSLQEWHASLRSEVPA encoded by the coding sequence ATGCCTAGAAGAAACGACCTTCATCGAATTCTCGTAATCGGCTCAGGCCCGATAGTCATAGGGCAAGGAGCGGAGTTCGACTACTCCGGCACTCAGGCCGCGAAGGCCCTCAAGGAGGAAGGCTACGAGGTCATCCTCGTGAACTCCAATCCGGCGACGATCATGACGGACCCGGAGTTCGCGGATCGAACGTACATCGAGCCCGTGACCGCGGAATTTGTCGAGCTCGTGATCGAGAAGGAAAAGCCCGACGCATTGCTTCCGACGATGGGCGGCCAGACCGCGCTCAACGTCGCGATGAAACTGTACGACTCGGGCGTGCTCGCGAAGCACGGCGTCCACCTGATCGGTGCTGACGCGCGCGCCATACGAATGGCCGAGGACCGCGGCGAGTTCGCGGACGCGATGCGACGTATCGGGCTCGCTGTTCCCGTTGGCGGAATCGCTACTACATTCGACGAGGCGCTCGGCCTCGTCGACCTCGTCGGATTCCCGGCAATCATCCGCCCCGCGTTTACCCTCGGCGGCACCGGCGGCGGCATCGCATACAACCGCGACGAATACGAGGGGATCGTCCGTCGCGGACTGGAGCTGTCGCCGGTCAGCCAGGTGCTGATCGAGCGCAGCGTGATCGGGTGGAAGGAGTTCGAGCTCGAGGTGATGCGCGACTGCGCCGACAACGTCGTCATCGTGTGCTCGATAGAGAACGTCGACCCGATGGGCGTGCACACGGGCGACTCGATCACCGTCGCGCCCGCCATGACGCTCACTGATCGCGAGTACCAGAAGATGCGAGACGCGGCAGTCGCTGTGATCAGGGAGATCGGGGTCGAAGCGGGCGGCTGCAACATCCAGTTCGCTGTCAATCCTGACAACGGTGAGATGCTCGTGATCGAGATGAATCCGCGCGTGTCGCGGTCCTCGGCACTGGCTTCGAAGGCGACCGGGTTCCCGATCGCGCGCATCGGCACCAAGCTCGCCGTCGGCTACCGCCTCGACGAGATCCCGAACGACATCACGAAGACCACTCCGGCATCGTTCGAGCCGGTGCTCGATTATGTCGTCGTCAAATGCCCGAGATTCGCGTTCGAGAAATTCACGGCTGCAAATCCCCAGCTTACGACGCAGATGAAGTCGGTGGGCGAATCGATGGCCATCGGGCGCACGTTCAAGGAAGCGCTCCAGAAAGGCCTGCGCGCTCTCGAGACCGGACGACCGGGCTGGGCAACAGCGCCGAGGATTTCCGACGACCGTCTGACTGACGAGACGCTGGAATCGCTGCGCGGCGCCCTGAGGCAGCCGACGCCTGAGCGCATCTTCCAGATCAAACGCGGGCTCGAAGCGGGGCTCGACGTCAATGAGCTTTACGATCTGACCCGAATTGACCCATGGTTCCTGGCGCAGATGCAGGAGCTCGTCGAGGCCGAAGCCGATTACGCCAGTCTCGATCAGCCGGACGCCGAAGACGTCCGAAAAATGAAGCGGATGGGATTCTCCGACAGGCAGCTCGCCGTTCTTCGCGGGACGACCGAGAAGGCCGTGCGCGAATGGCGCTGGCAGCTCGACGTCAGGCCGGCCTACAAGATGGTGGACACCTGCGCCGGCGAGTTTCCTTCCGCCACTCCCTATCTCTACAGCAGCTACGACGAAGAGGACGAGGCGCCGCGCAGCGGTCGGCATTCGGTGGTGATCCTCGGCAGCGGCCCTAACCGGATCGGGCAGGGCGTCGAGTTCGATTACTGTTGCGTACGCGCCGCGCTCGCGCTCCGCGAGGCCGGATACGAGACGATCATGATCAACTCGAACCCGGAGACCGTCTCGACCGATTTCGACATCTCGGACAAGCTCTTCTTCGAGCCGCTGACTCTCGAGGATGTTCTCGAGGTCGTCGATCGGGAAAAGCCGGTCGGTGTAATCGTCCAGCTCGGCGGCCAGACGCCGCTGAAGCTGACACGCGGACTTGAAGCGGCGGGCGTGAAGATTCTCGGCACGTCTCCGGACGCGATCGACATTGCGGAGGACAGGCGGCGGTTCGACGCGATCGCCCGCGAGCTCGGAGTGCGCCAGCCCGACAACGGTACGGCGACGAGCATCACCGAGGCGCTTGCAGTCGCCGAAAGCATTGGCTATCCGGTCCTGGTGCGCCCCTCTTACGTTCTCGGGGGCCGGGCGATGGAGATCGTCTACGACTCGGCATCGCTGATGGACTACTTTGAGCGCGCAGTGCGAGTGTCGGAGGAGCGGCCAGTGCTGATCGACAGTTTCCTCGAGGACGCGTTCGAGGCCGACGTCGATGCGATCGCCGACGGCGAGCGCGTGGTGATCGGCGGCATCATGCAGCACATCGAGGATGCTGGCATCCACTCCGGCGATTCAGCCTGCGTGCTGCCGCCGTACCTGATCGGTGAGACCGACCTCGACGTGATGCGGGCGCACACAGTCTCGTTTGCGAAAGCGCTCGGGGTCGTGGGACTGATCAACGTCCAGTTCGCGATCAAGAACGGCGAGGTTTACGTGCTGGAGGTGAATCCACGCGCGAGCCGAACCATACCTTTCGTGTCGAAAGCGATTGGCGTATCACTGGCCGCGATCGCTGCGCGAGTGATGCTCGGTGAGACACTCGCCGACCTTGGTTTCACCGAGGAGATCGTGCCGAGTTACGTGGCGGTGAAGGAAGCAGTCTTCCCATTCACCAAGTTCCGCGAGTTCGATCCAATACTCGGGCCTGAAATGCGCTCGACCGGTGAGGTCATGGGAATCTCGACTTCGTTCGGCAGTGCCTTCGCGAAAGCGCAGATCTCGGCCGAGAACGTTCTGCCCGACGGGGGCACGATTCTCCTGACGGTCAACGACTTCGACAAGAACAGTGTCACGCCGATTGCCCGCCGCTTTCATGAGATGGGCTTCACGCTGCTGGCGACTCAGGGGACGGCCCGGCATCTTCGCGGCCGGGGGATTCCGGTTGAGCGCGTGTTCAAGGTTCACGAGGGAAGACCGCACGGAATCGATCTCATTCTCAACGGCCAAGTGCAGCTTCTCATCAACACGCCTTACGGCAAGCACGCTCAGCAGGACGACTATACCCTGAGGCAGGCCGCGATCGCCCACGGCGTCGCCTATACGACGACTCTCTCGGCCGCGAGTGCCGCCTGCGACGCAATTCTCTCGATGAGGTCGCGGGCACCTTCCGTCCGGTCGCTCCAGGAGTGGCACGCGAGTCTGCGGTCCGAGGTGCCTGCGTGA
- a CDS encoding acyltransferase, which yields MTQGLVHESACVDEGASIGTGTRIWHFCHVLGGAIIGDRCSLGQNVVVMNGVRIGNNVKIQNNVSVYEGVELEDDVFCGPSMVFTNVINPRSHVSRRNEYQKTLVRRGSTIGANATILCGTTLGEYSFIGAGTVVTKDVPAYGLMVGVPARRVGWMCKCGVRLPDSGEGKCKACGETYRSHGNSIERVAE from the coding sequence GTGACTCAAGGCCTCGTGCACGAATCTGCCTGCGTAGACGAAGGCGCCTCCATCGGAACGGGCACGCGCATCTGGCATTTCTGCCACGTACTCGGCGGCGCAATCATCGGCGACAGGTGCTCGCTTGGACAGAACGTCGTCGTGATGAACGGCGTTCGCATCGGCAACAACGTCAAGATTCAGAACAACGTTTCCGTCTACGAGGGGGTTGAGCTGGAAGACGACGTTTTCTGCGGGCCGTCGATGGTGTTCACGAACGTCATCAATCCGCGCAGTCACGTCTCTCGGCGGAACGAGTACCAGAAGACTCTGGTGCGGCGAGGCTCGACGATAGGCGCCAACGCAACGATTCTCTGCGGCACTACGCTCGGCGAATACTCCTTCATCGGCGCCGGAACCGTCGTTACGAAGGACGTGCCGGCGTATGGACTGATGGTTGGGGTTCCCGCGCGTCGTGTGGGCTGGATGTGCAAGTGTGGCGTGAGACTCCCCGACAGCGGGGAGGGGAAGTGCAAGGCATGCGGGGAGACTTACCGCTCACACGGCAACTCGATCGAGCGGGTCGCAGAGTAA